In the genome of Notamacropus eugenii isolate mMacEug1 chromosome 5, mMacEug1.pri_v2, whole genome shotgun sequence, one region contains:
- the ZC3H4 gene encoding zinc finger CCCH domain-containing protein 4 isoform X5, producing the protein MEGGSPGSPPAAAASDPPPPPSSSSPPPPSPTAQRELQRPGLSLLPDDREDGELEEGELEDDGAEEAQDFSAGPERSRRDKGEKHHSDSDDEKAHRRMRRKRKKEREKEKRRSKRKRKSKHKRHASSSDDFSDFSDDSDFSPSEKSHRKYRDYSPPYSSSHQQYPSSHNAPLSKKGYSKMESKNYSMYDDYENEQYGEYEGEEEEDLGKEEYDDFTKELNQYRRAKEGNSRGRGARVRGRGYRGRGGRGGSRGRGMGRGNRGRGRGSMGDHPEEEEDFYEEELEFGENEELMGEEDYDEYSKDLNQYRRPKDGRGRGLSRGRGRGSRGRGKGMGRGRGRGGSRGGLNKGGMNDDDEFYDEDMGDGGGGGSYRRNDHDKPHQQSDKKGKVICKYFVEGRCTWGEHCNFSHDIELPKKRELCKFYITGFCARAENCPYMHGDFPCKLFHTTGNCINGDDCMFSHDPLTEETRELLDKMLADDAEAGAEDEKEVEELKKQGINPLPKPPPGVGLLPTPPRPPVPPAPTSPNGRPMPGGPPPPPPPPPPGPPQMPMPMPSHEPLSPQQLQQQQDMYNKKIPSLFEIVVRPTGQLAEKLGVRHPAPPPPRFPGPGGPPGPMGPGPNMGPPGPMPGPMHPDMHPDMHPDMHPDMHPDMHPDMHPDMHPDMHPDLPMGPGMNPGPPMGPGGPPMMPFGPGDSPHSGMMPPVPPAQNFYENFYQQQEGMEMDPGLMGEAAEDYGHYLEMEGEAGEHLFPEQPPEPDGFLEAGPPGRQQPATSVPDFLPSAQRALYLRIQQKQQEEERARRLAESSKQERENEEGDTGNWYSSDEDDGGSSVTSILKTLRQQTSSRPPAPGGELGGGSVGSLPAAGDPRLQKAPAAGGRPADPRLARDPRLSRHTDAPGPSGSGDSGPSDPRLARSIPTSKPEGLHPSSTCTSGGKVSGPPEEEEGERALREKPVTIPLDALPGTSLRDPRLQLQQFSHIKKDVTLNKPNYARTVLWNPEDLIPFPVPKQDSAASLPAALQSLPALDPRLHRPPATGPSDPRQRGATPSDPSSAPTASAANLPDFELLSRILKTVNASSPSAPSPSDKPSDPRVRKAPADPRLQKPGDTASSRAPKLSTPEVATPPPASSGEASPPAIAPYDPRVLAAGGVGQGGGSGQSSVLSGISLYDPRTPNSGSKVAEPAPEGGAQLKGSDGNGKSSAAKAKEPPFIRKSALEQPEAGKAGSEPVATDRSPSPPREAVCAERMSSQLRDEK; encoded by the exons ATGGAGGGTGGCTCTCCGGGCTCGCCCCCTGCCGCCGCCGCCTCGGACCCGCCACCGCCGCCCTCCTCGTCCTCGCCGCCGCCGCCGTCCCCCACCGCCCAGCGTGAGCTCCAGCGCCCCGGCCTCAGCCTGCTCCCTGACGACAG GGAAGATGGGGAATTGGAGGAAGGAGAACTGGAGGATGATGGGGCCGAGGAGGCCCAGGACTTCTCTGCAGGGCCAGAAAGAAGCCGCCGAGACAAAGGAGAGAAGCATCACAGTGACTCGGATGACGAGAAGGCTCACCGCAGGATGAGacggaagagaaagaaggaacgggaaaaggagaagagacgTTCCAAGAGGAAGCGGAAATCTAAGCACAAG CGACATGCATCTTCCAGCGATGATTTCTCCGATTTCAGCGATGACTCTGATTTCAGCCCCAGTGAGAAAAGCCACCGAAAATATCGAGATTACAGCCCTCCGTATTCATCT TCTCACCAGCAGTATCCTTCATCCCACAATGCCCCTTTGTCAAAGAAGGGCTACTCAAAAATGGAGAGCAAGAATTATAGCATGTACGATGACTATGAGAACGAGCAGTATGGCGAgtatgaaggggaagaggaggaggacctTGGCAAAGAAGAGTATGATGACTTCACCAAAGAGCTGAACCAATATAGACGGGCCAAGGAAGGCAACAGCCGAGGGCGAG GAGCCAGAGTCAGAGGTAGAGGCTACAGAGGCCGAGGAGGACGTGGAGGATCGAGAGGGAGAGGGATGGGCCGAGGAAACCGGGGAAGAGGCAGAGGCTCTATGGGAGACCAtccagaggaggaagaagatttcTATGAAGAGGAACTGGAA TTTGGAGAGAATGAGGAGCTGATGGGTGAGGAGGACTACGACGAGTACTCCAAAGACTTGAACCAGTACCGCCGGCCGAAGGACGGCCGAGGGCGAG GCTTAAGTCGGGGCCGAGGCCGAGGCTCGAGAGGCAGAGGCAAAGGGATGGGACGAGGACGTGGTCGAGGCGGGAGCAGGGGAGGCCTGAACAAAGGAGggatgaatgatgatgatgagttcTACGATGAGGACATGGGG GATGGTGGTGGCGGTGGCAGCTATCGGAGGAATGACCATGACAAGCCTCACCAGCAGTCAGACAAGAAGGGAAAGGTCATCTGCAAGTACTTTGTGGAAGGCCGATGCACGTGG GGAGAACATTGCAATTTTAGCCACGATATTGAGCTGCCAAAGAAGCGTGAGCTGTGCAAGTTTTATATCACAGGCTTTTGTGCCAGAGCCGAGAACTGCCCGTACATGCatg GTGATTTTCCTTGTAAGCTCTTTCACACAACTGGAAACTGTATCAATGGTGATGACTGCATGTTTTCCCATGACCCCCTCACTGAAGAGACGAGGGAGCTTTTGGACAAG ATGTTAGCTGACGATGCAGAAGCAGGTGcagaagatgagaaggaagtgGAAGAATTGAAAAAGCAGGGCATCAACCCTCTGCCCAAGCCTCCCCCAGGAGTCGGTCTCCTGCCCACTCCACCACGTCCTCCTGTCCCCCCTGCTCCAACGTCTCCTAACGGCAGGCCCATGCCTGGAggccccccgcccccacccccgcccccaccTCCTGGGCCCCCCCAGATGCCCATGCCCATGCCATCGCACGAGCCCCTCTCTCCTCAGCAGCTTCAGCAGCAACAGGACATGTACAACAAGAAGATCCCCTCACTGTTTGAGATTGTTGTTCGGCCCACGGGGCAGTTGGCTGAGAAGCTGGGGGTGAG aCACCCTGCTCCACCTCCCCCCAGATTCCCTGGGCCTGGGGGGCCCCCAGGGCCAATGGGGCCTGGGCCCAACATGGGACCCCCAGGGCCCATGCCAGGACCAATGCATCCTGACATGCATCCTGACATGCACCCGGACATGCATCCTGACATGCACCCGGACATGCATCCCGACATGCACCCGGATATGCACCCAGACATGCACCCGGACTTGCCAATGGGTCCTGGGATGAATCCTGGCCCCCCCATGGGCCCTGGGGGCCCACCAATGATGCCCTTTGGTCCTGGAGACTCCCCACATTCCGGAATGATGCCTCCTGTTCCACCAGCCCAGAACTTCTATGAAAACTTTTACCAGCAGCAGGAAGGCATGGAGATGGACCCTGGACTAATGGGGGAGGCAG CAGAGGACTATGGACATTATTTGGAGATGGAAGGCGAGGCAGGAGAGCACCTTTTCCCAGAGCAGCCCCCGGAGCCTGATGGCTTCCTGGAAGCAGGGCCCCCTGGGAGACAGCAGCCCGCCACCAGTGTCCCTGACTTCCTCCCCTCTGCCCAGAGGGCCTTATACCTGCGCATCCAGCAGAAGCAGCAGGAAGAAGAAAGGGCAAGGAGGCTAGCTGAGAGCAGCAAGCAGGAGCGAGAGAATGAGGAAG GTGACACAGGCAACTGGTACTCTAGCGATGAGGATGACGGAGGAAGCAGTGTAACCTCCATCCTTAAAACCCTGCGGCAGCAGACCTCAAGTAGGCCCCCGGCACCTGGCGGGGAATTAGGGGGTGGCAGCGTGGGGTCCCTGCCAGCAGCGGGCGATCCCCGCCTCCAGAAGGCCCCCGCTGCTGGAGGCAGACCTGCTGACCCGCGCCTCGCCAGGGACCCAAGGCTCTCACGTCACACTGATGCTCCTGGCCCTTCAGGCTCTGGGGATTCGGGGCCCTCAGACCCCCGACTGGCCCGCTCCATTCCCACCTCCAAGCCTGAAGGACTCCATCCAAGCTCCACATGTACCAGTGGTGGGAAGGTGTCTGGGCCcccagaagaagaagaaggggagagggctCTGAGGGAAAAACCAGTGACCATTCCTCTGGATGCCCTGCCAGGGACCTCCCTGCGGGATCCAAGGTTGCAGCTACAGCAGTTCAGCCACATCAAGAAGgatgtgactctgaacaagccCAATTATGCTCGCACTGTGCTCTGGAACCCTGAGGACCTCATCCCATTCCCTGTCCCCAAACAAGACTCTGCAGCCTCCCTTCCTGCTGCCTTACAGTCTCTGCCTGCCCTTGATCCCCGCCTCCACCGACCCCCTGCCACGGGGCCCTCAGACCCCCGGCAGCGTGGGGCAACCCCCTCGGACCCCAGCTCTGCACCCACTGCTTCTGCTGCCAACCTGCCGGATTTTGAGTTGCTCTCTCGAATCCTCAAGACCGTCAATGCGTCCAGCCCCTCAGCACCCAGTCCAAGCGATAAGCCCAGTGACCCCCGAGTGCGCAAAGCCCCTGCTGACCCCCGGCTGCAAAAACCCGGGGACACTGCCTCGTCCCGTGCCCCCAAGCTCAGCACTCCTGAGGTGGCCACACCACCTCCTGCTTCCTCTGGCGAGGCTTCCCCTCCAGCTATCGCTCCCTACGATCCAAGGGTCCTGGCGGCTGGGGGGGTCGGCCAAGGTGGCGGGAGTGGGCAGAGCAGTGTGCTCAGCGGCATCAGTCTCTATGACCCAAGGACTCCGAACTCTGGCAGCAAAGTGGCTGAGCCAGCCCCCGAGGGGGGTGCTCAGCTCAAGGGTAGTGACGGCAATGGCAAAAGCTCAGCGGCCAAGGCCAAAGAGCCTCCGTTCATCCGCAAGTCGGCCTTGGAGCAGCCGGAGGCGGGCAAGGCAGGCTCGGAGCCTGTGGCCACGGACAG
- the ZC3H4 gene encoding zinc finger CCCH domain-containing protein 4 isoform X6, which produces MEGGSPGSPPAAAASDPPPPPSSSSPPPPSPTAQRELQRPGLSLLPDDREDGELEEGELEDDGAEEAQDFSAGPERSRRDKGEKHHSDSDDEKAHRRMRRKRKKEREKEKRRSKRKRKSKHKRHASSSDDFSDFSDDSDFSPSEKSHRKYRDYSPPYSSSHQQYPSSHNAPLSKKGYSKMESKNYSMYDDYENEQYGEYEGEEEEDLGKEEYDDFTKELNQYRRAKEGNSRGRGARVRGRGYRGRGGRGGSRGRGMGRGNRGRGRGSMGDHPEEEEDFYEEELEFGENEELMGEEDYDEYSKDLNQYRRPKDGRGRGLSRGRGRGSRGRGKGMGRGRGRGGSRGGLNKGGMNDDDEFYDEDMGDGGGGGSYRRNDHDKPHQQSDKKGKVICKYFVEGRCTWGEHCNFSHDIELPKKRELCKFYITGFCARAENCPYMHGDFPCKLFHTTGNCINGDDCMFSHDPLTEETRELLDKMLADDAEAGAEDEKEVEELKKQGINPLPKPPPGVGLLPTPPRPPVPPAPTSPNGRPMPGGPPPPPPPPPPGPPQMPMPMPSHEPLSPQQLQQQQDMYNKKIPSLFEIVVRPTGQLAEKLGVRHPAPPPPRFPGPGGPPGPMGPGPNMGPPGPMPGPMHPDMHPDMHPDMHPDMHPDMHPDMHPDMHPDMHPDLPMGPGMNPGPPMGPGGPPMMPFGPGDSPHSGMMPPVPPAQNFYENFYQQQEGMEMDPGLMGEAAEDYGHYLEMEGEAGEHLFPEQPPEPDGFLEAGPPGRQQPATSVPDFLPSAQRALYLRIQQKQQEEERARRLAESSKQERENEEGDTGNWYSSDEDDGGSSVTSILKTLRQQTSSRPPAPGGELGGGSVGSLPAAGDPRLQKAPAAGGRPADPRLARDPRLSRHTDAPGPSGSGDSGPSDPRLARSIPTSKPEGLHPSSTCTSGGKVSGPPEEEEGERALREKPVTIPLDALPGTSLRDPRLQLQQFSHIKKDVTLNKPNYARTVLWNPEDLIPFPVPKQDSAASLPAALQSLPALDPRLHRPPATGPSDPRQRGATPSDPSSAPTASAANLPDFELLSRILKTVNASSPSAPSPSDKPSDPRVRKAPADPRLQKPGDTASSRAPKLSTPEVATPPPASSGEASPPAIAPYDPRVLAAGGVGQGGGSGQSSVLSGISLYDPRTPNSGSKVAEPAPEGGAQLKGSDGNGKSSAAKAKEPPFIRKSALEQPEAGKAGSEPVATDSTSKNIP; this is translated from the exons ATGGAGGGTGGCTCTCCGGGCTCGCCCCCTGCCGCCGCCGCCTCGGACCCGCCACCGCCGCCCTCCTCGTCCTCGCCGCCGCCGCCGTCCCCCACCGCCCAGCGTGAGCTCCAGCGCCCCGGCCTCAGCCTGCTCCCTGACGACAG GGAAGATGGGGAATTGGAGGAAGGAGAACTGGAGGATGATGGGGCCGAGGAGGCCCAGGACTTCTCTGCAGGGCCAGAAAGAAGCCGCCGAGACAAAGGAGAGAAGCATCACAGTGACTCGGATGACGAGAAGGCTCACCGCAGGATGAGacggaagagaaagaaggaacgggaaaaggagaagagacgTTCCAAGAGGAAGCGGAAATCTAAGCACAAG CGACATGCATCTTCCAGCGATGATTTCTCCGATTTCAGCGATGACTCTGATTTCAGCCCCAGTGAGAAAAGCCACCGAAAATATCGAGATTACAGCCCTCCGTATTCATCT TCTCACCAGCAGTATCCTTCATCCCACAATGCCCCTTTGTCAAAGAAGGGCTACTCAAAAATGGAGAGCAAGAATTATAGCATGTACGATGACTATGAGAACGAGCAGTATGGCGAgtatgaaggggaagaggaggaggacctTGGCAAAGAAGAGTATGATGACTTCACCAAAGAGCTGAACCAATATAGACGGGCCAAGGAAGGCAACAGCCGAGGGCGAG GAGCCAGAGTCAGAGGTAGAGGCTACAGAGGCCGAGGAGGACGTGGAGGATCGAGAGGGAGAGGGATGGGCCGAGGAAACCGGGGAAGAGGCAGAGGCTCTATGGGAGACCAtccagaggaggaagaagatttcTATGAAGAGGAACTGGAA TTTGGAGAGAATGAGGAGCTGATGGGTGAGGAGGACTACGACGAGTACTCCAAAGACTTGAACCAGTACCGCCGGCCGAAGGACGGCCGAGGGCGAG GCTTAAGTCGGGGCCGAGGCCGAGGCTCGAGAGGCAGAGGCAAAGGGATGGGACGAGGACGTGGTCGAGGCGGGAGCAGGGGAGGCCTGAACAAAGGAGggatgaatgatgatgatgagttcTACGATGAGGACATGGGG GATGGTGGTGGCGGTGGCAGCTATCGGAGGAATGACCATGACAAGCCTCACCAGCAGTCAGACAAGAAGGGAAAGGTCATCTGCAAGTACTTTGTGGAAGGCCGATGCACGTGG GGAGAACATTGCAATTTTAGCCACGATATTGAGCTGCCAAAGAAGCGTGAGCTGTGCAAGTTTTATATCACAGGCTTTTGTGCCAGAGCCGAGAACTGCCCGTACATGCatg GTGATTTTCCTTGTAAGCTCTTTCACACAACTGGAAACTGTATCAATGGTGATGACTGCATGTTTTCCCATGACCCCCTCACTGAAGAGACGAGGGAGCTTTTGGACAAG ATGTTAGCTGACGATGCAGAAGCAGGTGcagaagatgagaaggaagtgGAAGAATTGAAAAAGCAGGGCATCAACCCTCTGCCCAAGCCTCCCCCAGGAGTCGGTCTCCTGCCCACTCCACCACGTCCTCCTGTCCCCCCTGCTCCAACGTCTCCTAACGGCAGGCCCATGCCTGGAggccccccgcccccacccccgcccccaccTCCTGGGCCCCCCCAGATGCCCATGCCCATGCCATCGCACGAGCCCCTCTCTCCTCAGCAGCTTCAGCAGCAACAGGACATGTACAACAAGAAGATCCCCTCACTGTTTGAGATTGTTGTTCGGCCCACGGGGCAGTTGGCTGAGAAGCTGGGGGTGAG aCACCCTGCTCCACCTCCCCCCAGATTCCCTGGGCCTGGGGGGCCCCCAGGGCCAATGGGGCCTGGGCCCAACATGGGACCCCCAGGGCCCATGCCAGGACCAATGCATCCTGACATGCATCCTGACATGCACCCGGACATGCATCCTGACATGCACCCGGACATGCATCCCGACATGCACCCGGATATGCACCCAGACATGCACCCGGACTTGCCAATGGGTCCTGGGATGAATCCTGGCCCCCCCATGGGCCCTGGGGGCCCACCAATGATGCCCTTTGGTCCTGGAGACTCCCCACATTCCGGAATGATGCCTCCTGTTCCACCAGCCCAGAACTTCTATGAAAACTTTTACCAGCAGCAGGAAGGCATGGAGATGGACCCTGGACTAATGGGGGAGGCAG CAGAGGACTATGGACATTATTTGGAGATGGAAGGCGAGGCAGGAGAGCACCTTTTCCCAGAGCAGCCCCCGGAGCCTGATGGCTTCCTGGAAGCAGGGCCCCCTGGGAGACAGCAGCCCGCCACCAGTGTCCCTGACTTCCTCCCCTCTGCCCAGAGGGCCTTATACCTGCGCATCCAGCAGAAGCAGCAGGAAGAAGAAAGGGCAAGGAGGCTAGCTGAGAGCAGCAAGCAGGAGCGAGAGAATGAGGAAG GTGACACAGGCAACTGGTACTCTAGCGATGAGGATGACGGAGGAAGCAGTGTAACCTCCATCCTTAAAACCCTGCGGCAGCAGACCTCAAGTAGGCCCCCGGCACCTGGCGGGGAATTAGGGGGTGGCAGCGTGGGGTCCCTGCCAGCAGCGGGCGATCCCCGCCTCCAGAAGGCCCCCGCTGCTGGAGGCAGACCTGCTGACCCGCGCCTCGCCAGGGACCCAAGGCTCTCACGTCACACTGATGCTCCTGGCCCTTCAGGCTCTGGGGATTCGGGGCCCTCAGACCCCCGACTGGCCCGCTCCATTCCCACCTCCAAGCCTGAAGGACTCCATCCAAGCTCCACATGTACCAGTGGTGGGAAGGTGTCTGGGCCcccagaagaagaagaaggggagagggctCTGAGGGAAAAACCAGTGACCATTCCTCTGGATGCCCTGCCAGGGACCTCCCTGCGGGATCCAAGGTTGCAGCTACAGCAGTTCAGCCACATCAAGAAGgatgtgactctgaacaagccCAATTATGCTCGCACTGTGCTCTGGAACCCTGAGGACCTCATCCCATTCCCTGTCCCCAAACAAGACTCTGCAGCCTCCCTTCCTGCTGCCTTACAGTCTCTGCCTGCCCTTGATCCCCGCCTCCACCGACCCCCTGCCACGGGGCCCTCAGACCCCCGGCAGCGTGGGGCAACCCCCTCGGACCCCAGCTCTGCACCCACTGCTTCTGCTGCCAACCTGCCGGATTTTGAGTTGCTCTCTCGAATCCTCAAGACCGTCAATGCGTCCAGCCCCTCAGCACCCAGTCCAAGCGATAAGCCCAGTGACCCCCGAGTGCGCAAAGCCCCTGCTGACCCCCGGCTGCAAAAACCCGGGGACACTGCCTCGTCCCGTGCCCCCAAGCTCAGCACTCCTGAGGTGGCCACACCACCTCCTGCTTCCTCTGGCGAGGCTTCCCCTCCAGCTATCGCTCCCTACGATCCAAGGGTCCTGGCGGCTGGGGGGGTCGGCCAAGGTGGCGGGAGTGGGCAGAGCAGTGTGCTCAGCGGCATCAGTCTCTATGACCCAAGGACTCCGAACTCTGGCAGCAAAGTGGCTGAGCCAGCCCCCGAGGGGGGTGCTCAGCTCAAGGGTAGTGACGGCAATGGCAAAAGCTCAGCGGCCAAGGCCAAAGAGCCTCCGTTCATCCGCAAGTCGGCCTTGGAGCAGCCGGAGGCGGGCAAGGCAGGCTCGGAGCCTGTGGCCACGGACAG